The DNA segment ATTCGAGTTTTTCActatttaaaacccataccttccctttccatttctttctttattttctttttcccttctcgtTTTTGCTAACTATAATCGTGCCACCTGTCACTGTCCATATTGTATTCTCCCCTTATGATGCAAAGGGTTCTTGTCAATCAATCCTCGAGATGAAACGGTTCCAAATATCTCTTTAGCTTTGTTGCCCTCAATAACTTCGTCATAACTCCTAAGGTTGTGCGCTCAACAATACAAGTAAAACTTCAAATGAGAGTTGAAAAataatggaggaaatggagtgaACCGAGCAAAAACAGAGGGATTCAAAGGATGTCTTCAACAGCTAAATTTATCTTTTACAATTGATGAAACTAAAGtgtccatttgattttgtttttagaatgtgttttttcatttttttatgctcagaaacaaaaaaacacctcaaaaactatttgatttttctgtttcatttcacttgttttttgaaatagaaatttatgcataATTCTGCgtctagaaaaataaatgaagaaacaagtcagacttatttttctgtttctagaaacaagtacTTCACTCGACTTACCCCAACCACAACCCATTACTGAAACTTCACACTATACAAAAGCGACAACTCCAACCTGATTGTGCGAAGTTCATAGTTCCGgactgccttcatccttctgaagctcatctcatGAAGCATACCTACAACTCCAATGTTGTGCCTTCACTCGTTATCTGCATACCTGCACCATCGTTCCTTCACTTGTATCTTGAATCCGACTACACTACTGAGCACGTTTcgggaaatagaaaaatcaagtaACTTTATCCAATtccaaaaattgtttcttatcaCAAAAATAGGAAAACCTATTTCTGCTATTTTTAGACAAagtaaacaaaatcaaaacagGCCATAAGCCTTGAGAGGATAGGGAGTCGTTCTCCTGACATTATCACTGTatctttttcttaatttcatttttggGATATGGTCCCCCCATGCAGCAAATCATGGTGCAAGGCATGATTTCATATAAAGGAGAGCCCACATGGTCATCTACTGGAGAGTATCAATATGAGTTTCACATGGTCAAGACCTCAGAACGTACATGGTAAAAAGTTACGAACCATGCACTATCGACATGGGATTTTTCCTTTCGTTATTTTAGATTATTTCATCTAATTTTGAAATCAATGTGGGATCCGttctaaataaaaatattctttttttttatcttctatcCTATTAAGCATCAATTGATTAGTTTATTGGGCGTTAAATAGAATCAATGACCATCTATTCCTACACTGCACATTTACTCACTTAAATATGGCAAAGTTCAATTTCACAATCTTCTCCCTAGACGCCagttttttttggatgaataacgCCAGCTTTTCAAACCGAAGCCACAACGAAAAGGTAAACTAGTGTTCATCAATCAATGGAAGCCAATCCTACATACCAACAACCAGTCTCCgagttttaaaattttgttttcacaAAGGGAAACATACTCATTAGCAACCATCATGATTGCCAATTGCCCAACATCGGCTAAAGCCTAAAGCAACCGATGATCACGGCTTCTCATGTGTTGTGGGTCTCCCCTGTATATATTATTGGAGCCtttcacccaaagaaaaaaaacttaacCAAATACCGATATGTCCTTGTATTATTATAAATCACAAAAGCAGTACTAAGATATATCCTTGTATGATTACAAATTACAAAAGCATTACCAAGATGATgctgcaataaaaaaaaaaaaagtttaaggGATTCTTTGTTCAAAAACGTGGCTCCTACGTTAGTGTAGGGGTTAATGGAAATGCACATAAAAACATCAATAGGGTGAGCATTGCCTTTCATTGGACACAAGgcagtcatttcaccccctTTGTATCTAATGTAACCCCTTCACTCTcgaatagggtttttttttttttttaattaaatttagtaaaaatattttattgaaaaacaaCATGTATAAGATTATACCCAAACATACTTGGAGGCAAAAAACAATGAATCTTAATGTTTCTCCTTTAGCATTGCTATCATAAAAGCACAAGAAACCCACAAATTAACTAGAAAATTCACCTTCAACATAACCATCAACAAATTAAAAGACTCTAGACAATTATGAGAAGAAGATATCGATcaactaaaaaagaaatttgaatATCTTGAATATCCCAAATTATCTCCTCAGAGACAAAATGAGGATGAGAGTACTAAACATGAAACACTTGAGACAAAGCAAACTTTTCTTCTCATGATTCCAAACTTTAATACTTTtaattcttacaaaaaaaaaaatcaaataaactggttttcaatatatataaatttgatTACATTATATTCTTAATAAAAAGATTAGAAGGTTAAGAAAACAGAAACAATTACAAATTACCCCCCTTCACTCTTGGCTTGTTTAGTTCAgggaagaatttttctttaacaaaccaaataaaattacTAAAATGTCCCAAGTAAAGCTGCACATTTTAAACAACAAACAGATGACCTAAAGGTCATATCAGCCTCATCCAAAGGCCCTGGTCAGCCCATGAACGGTTGGATTGAACCCTAAGCAACCCAATAGCCCTTGCTTGTACGGCAAGAAGGTCTTCCTCCTCATGTCCTCTGCAGCCGCCCGGTTCGCCTTGTAATGCAACCCGTGAGTCGATACCGGTCCTCTCCTCCTCGAGGTCGAACCAGACACTGAGCCGGTGCTGTCCGTCGACCGGAAGCTAGAGTTCTTCACGTCttcctgctgctgctgcttcggTAAAGCTGCGTATTTCCTCAATGGATCCTTCTCCGAAGCTCGACCTTCTGATGCGCTTCGAAACAAGAGTAGATCCTTCAGTCTCCATTTCCTAGAGCCCTTGACagatgaagttgaagaagacGAAGATTGTTTCGAAATTGATGGAGTCGATTTCATGTTCTCTTGCTGTTGCAGTTGTTCTTCCAACGCGAATTCTGAAACCCTCAAAGGCGAAACAGATCTGGTCCCTTTACGCCCTGAATTAGATAATGAAACGGGTACTCGTTCTCTGCCTCGATTGCGATCTAAACCTTTACGAGCTTCTTCGATTGCAGCCGCAAATGGGTCGAAATCCTTCTTCTGTCGCGGTGAGAACGCTTCacggatcatcttcttcccttggGCGATGGGTGATTTGGGTGACCTCGGCGACGTAACAGGGCTTTTCCAAGTTGAGGCCTCATCACCGAGCTGGAGACGAGGAGGGGGCTTCAGAGGTCGGATTACGCCGCCGTCGAAGAGATCCTCGGCGGAGAGAGAGTTTCTCTCGTGATGCCCACTGAAATCGAAGGCGAAATCATCGTCCTCATCGTCATTGTTTTTGCTGCTGGCCTTGGATTTGGGCGTCCCGGGCTTCTCTTCCCATTCAAATGGGATTACAGATGAAGAAAAGTCATTAAATTCACGGTAGAAGGCAGAGGCACGAGAAGGGCTAGTGGGAGCGCTGAAGTAGAACTCCCCAAAACGTTTGGGACTGGAAGGAGCACTAATGTAAGGCGTCGAACAGGCGCTGTCGAAGTTGAAATCCATGGCTGCCGGTGCCGGTATTATCACTTCCATTTTGCCTCGCGGCTTCTGATCTCCGTTTCTGTCTGAGACTAAAATTCGTTATGTGGCTATGAAGTTTatataaaggaagaaagaaagtcaAGAGAGAGGAAGTGAggaaagagggaagaaggagCTCGGCATATGGGCATATAATAGGAGAGAAGATTGACCAGACTAATAGCCGAGCAGGTGAGAGAAGACTGAAGCGGCTGAAGCCTGAAGGCTCGTTGAAGGGTCCTTAGTGGTTAGTGGTGATAATTAATAAAAGAGGCCGCCTTTTAATTCCTACTCACACTAGGAGGCTTCCGTCACCTTGTAGGCTTGTACCGTTCTTGTCGCTGTAGTTACTATATTTTGAAAATTCCTCCGCAAATGTTTTGtataaatttgaaattcaaaaggCAATGAGGATGTGACGGCGACATGAAAGCCACTGTATAATAAATATGGAAGTGAAACCTCTGCGCATGGTGGGAGAAAGTATTGAATGGTGAATGGGGGACTGTGGTGGGCCACTGCGCAGACGCAAGGTATGGTTTAAATCGTTTAGCAAAATGACCttaattttttaatccaaaatcaaatcatttggtAAGGGATTTTACGGTTTTGATGTAAATGACCGGATTCGTTTCGAGAAATagtttcgatttgattttgatatctttaattttggtgaagtgaaaattttgataatatatcaaaaaaatttcaaattttttggtTCGATGGAATGATATTTTGTTTATCGAAAAAGTCTATTAATTATccgtgggtttttttttttttttttttttttacaaaattccaTCTAATCCACaaaacttcctccatgttgACTGGGCAAGTTGCCAAAGGATCTTTCTTTCTCTGGCCTCTTTCTTATTCATTTTGTGTTCATCTCTGTTTTTCCTCTTATCTCCCACCTAAGGGGTTGGGTGTTGGGATATCATATCAACATATGGAGGTTGATTTTACATTAGTTTTTTAtgagaattgatgtgggttgatatagTCTTAGGTCCTCTCACTTTACAAATCGATTTATGAAGTTGAGTTCTTCTAAGACCATAACCCTGATATCAGAACAATCAATCTTTGGCCCAACTCGTATGCAAAAAGACAACCTGGTGCCAGAGTGAGAGCC comes from the Macadamia integrifolia cultivar HAES 741 unplaced genomic scaffold, SCU_Mint_v3 scaffold_244A, whole genome shotgun sequence genome and includes:
- the LOC122071504 gene encoding uncharacterized protein LOC122071504: MEVIIPAPAAMDFNFDSACSTPYISAPSSPKRFGEFYFSAPTSPSRASAFYREFNDFSSSVIPFEWEEKPGTPKSKASSKNNDDEDDDFAFDFSGHHERNSLSAEDLFDGGVIRPLKPPPRLQLGDEASTWKSPVTSPRSPKSPIAQGKKMIREAFSPRQKKDFDPFAAAIEEARKGLDRNRGRERVPVSLSNSGRKGTRSVSPLRVSEFALEEQLQQQENMKSTPSISKQSSSSSTSSVKGSRKWRLKDLLLFRSASEGRASEKDPLRKYAALPKQQQQEDVKNSSFRSTDSTGSVSGSTSRRRGPVSTHGLHYKANRAAAEDMRRKTFLPYKQGLLGCLGFNPTVHGLTRAFG